The stretch of DNA AGGTCCGTGGGCAAAGTCAACGTGGTATTCACAACACAATTTGCAACCCAAGGGCAGCTACCCATCACCTATTTTTAAACTGCGAGGGATTCCCCGTTGTGGGCAAGCGCGCTGAACTATGGGCATGCGCGCTGAACTAATTGCAATCTCTTCCTGTCGAAAGCGAAAATGTCGACCAAAGCATCACTGAACGAGTCGAGTGGAGAGAAGAATAGGAAAGGAAATTGGACCCACGAGGAAACTATGGCACTGCTAGAGAAAATCCTCGAAAATAAACGCGTAATTATTTCATCGCTTTCTCCGGACATTACGGCAAAAAAGAAAGCCGAAGCGTGGGAAGCGATCGCGAGCAGTGTCAGCGAGGCGTCGATCAGTTTCCATGGTCGAACCACAAAAGAGGTGCGTGAGAAATTtcacgggttaaaaaaaaaatatcgaaagCGTCAACAGCAAAGAAATCAAACTGGAGCAGGAGCAGTACCCCCAGACACCTACGATCATCTCATCGAGATGATTATTGGGAAGGATTCCCATTTGATTGACGGACTCAAAAAAAGTAAGTGGCCCATGTTATGTTTATTTAATATTTGCGCGTGCTTAATTAATTACAAGTTAAAGTTTTCAACTTAGTTTAAGTTTTGTGCGTGGCATGagtgtcactgggtgtgtgtgtgttgagtacagTTTTAATCAATGTATGCTCTTGAAATTTGATATCGATTTAGATCTAGTTGCCAGCAGTCGACTTACATTCAGAGTGGAATCgcagaatgagaatgagaatctGAATTTGTTTCATTACAAGTATTTGTGCTAGAGTCTAGATGCTAGCAATGGTTTGCGAGGAAACCGAAGGGCTTTCCCCCAAAATTTGGATTAGAGTTAGAGATGGGGAGCTACCTACACTGTCCTTATCCTGTTATGTTTTCTTTCAGTTATTTAATTCATGTTTAGTCAATTGTGCAAATTATGTATaatctgaaatgtgtgtgtgtgtgtgtgtgtatgtgtgtgtgtgtttgagaatgtgtgtgtgtgtgtgcgcgtcagtccaagtgtgttggtgtgattaattttttttcttgtgtgtgtatgtacatgaactTTATATGAGGAGGTTCACGATGGCTTTCGTTTTCCAacattgttaatgtgtgtgtgcttctctctcagTATATACTTTTATATATAGTTTATGAGGCGCCTGTTGCCCTTTGAGCCCTAATGAAGCACGGAAACAAAGGCAAAAATTTAGCATGACAAAACCACACATTTTACCTTAACCACAAACACTTTTTATGTGGCCCTGCATGTTTAACATATTTCTTACATTTTATACTAGTTATTCATTTAATGACTGAGTGCCAATGCTCAAGGCTTTATTACATTGAGTTCATGTAATAGTTATTAAACGTTGTATTAATTTCATATTACTAGTATCATTAGTTTTAAATTAATATTTGCAGTGAGGCAGCCACTTTCACTTTATTACAATTCTCCCTTTATAAAAAGGAGATACAGTTACGATGGGAATGAGGCGGCACATTGTGTGTTCATCTCAGTATGTGTGTAAACAAAAAGATGTCACATTGCACTGAAAAATCTACAGAACTGATTGCTGTATAACAAGGAGAGGCAAGGTAAAGTCATTTTCCACAAGCAAGGAAGCATATGGTGCATTCTATTGACTAATGTAATAATTATGTAACAATAATTGCTCCGAAAATTTGGCTGGTTTATTTTTAGTGTGTAATTGTAAGTCTGATTAACAAGTTTTTACACTAACACTAGTGTTAAATTTAGCTATATGCGTTACTGTGTGTTCATTGACAAGAGCCAAGAAGTTCTTGGTATTGAGGATGGGatgcgtgtttgtgtttcacTTTCATTAACAGTTTCAACAATGGTTATGCATGTTGATAATATTTCAGATGATGTTGGTGAGGTCATTTTCTTCCACAACGCTGAGTCAACATCTCTGTTGGCAGTGGCACCCTCTACAACTGCATGCCAGAATGAAGAAGCCACAGGTGATTACAACTCCATCATTTATGAGATGATATGCAGTTTATATCTGAGTACAGTGGAGGTATCATTATGACATAATCCTGAAACTGTTATTTGTGATGAGTTTCAACAAAGTGGCATCACTGTAATGAGATAAATCCATGTttcaacatatatatacatacactctgccacaaatgctaaaaaaaaaaatcatgactatGCATAATATATGCTTGACTTATGCAGTGACCCAATTTGTGCATAATATATGCTTGACTTATGCAGTGACCCAATGTGCGTTTATTATCCTTTGGCATGCATTTCTTCACATTAACACAAACAAGTAAACTTGAAACACAAGAGTTAAAAAATTCAGCAATTTATTCAGTCCTCATAAACATAAGTGCAGAAATATGTGGTGGTATACAATGTTgttttattgaaaaacaaatacacatataattCTTTAAACAGGATATTGGTTTTCATCACTATTCCTAccagtaaacatacacacacagtagcacAATCAAACTAGGGTGATTTGAAATCAGTTACCTTATTTTGTAACATGAAGTGGGGGCATCATAACAACATTCAAGCAGTATTCATTGACAAGAGCAAAGAAGTTCTTGGTATtgaggatgggatgtgtgtgtttcactttcattAACACTTTCAACAATGATTAAGAAAGATGTTTTCCCCAATATGtcattgtaaagaaataaaatcattatTAGTGTCATTTGTATCATTGATATTACTTGTTTGATTGTGTAAATTATATAGATCactcaattttttgtttgttttgttttaaatggtcCTATTGTTTTACAATGCAAGTAGATCAATCAATACTACAGGCCAAAAACATAATAATATACCATTTTAGACCTCCTTTTAATATTTTCTCTCTGCATGATAATCATGCAACGGCTGgctcccctcagcccccccccccccctctctctctcttctctctcctttaaaTTCAGAATGTGCTTTGTGCACAGTTCTACTTCTACACTTTGTCATGGGGCTAATTATTATCAGCTTGTTTAATTCATATATTTATATGATGAACCACTTTGACAGTAGTACAAGTAGGTAGTTCTAGAAGAAAGCTGTATGGATAGCTTAAAGTGCCTGGTGCATATAACCATCACATGAAATGCAAGTACAACATATATTACTTACAACTGACATTTTGTGTAAAAAAATGTACATGAGTACTCAACAAATTTTCTCAGTATCATCTATACATTGGTCATATTTCTAAAGTTACTTTATAATCAAggaatttttctttttcaggggATGTCGGCGAGACTTTTGTCAATGGAGCAACACATCAGTTGGCAGTGGCAACTTCTACAGCAGCCTGCCAGAATGACAAATCCGCAGGTGATTGAAACTTCTGCtgaacatttcattttcattgcaATTTCTTCTGATGTTGGCCCAACATTTTAATTTTATGAGTCTTGTAAAAACCaccttaatttttttctttaatcacttgttggttatcatcatcatttttatggaTGGGCAGGGCTCGTACCACTATCACCCACCTACCCTACAATCCTTAACTCTGTACACAACAAAACCGCATatgtgcaaattaaaaaaaaaagggcaaagatACAAGTGTATGCACACAATCAGGCTCAAATTTGAAGTATCAAGTATTATTAACAATACAACTATGAAATAATTGTGACATTGCAATaaccaaagacacaaacaaataaaacaaaaaacttgtGCCAGATGCTTAATACTTTTCTTTCATTACCGCCAACATTCAAAGGAACAGACTATGAGAAAAATGTTAATTTATCTTCAGCTTTACTGAGCCCTTTCTAAATCTCAAATGTCCTGGTTCAGTCAAGGATACAAAGATTTCTCATTTCAccacttttggggcatggaggatacaattatagaaaacaaaattgaaacacacatcatcattacgAACAGCAAAAATAGAAACTAAATAAACATTAACAAAGCAGTGTGCAAACACTACAATACTTCATACAACTTTGTTGAATTTTATAAATTTACTGCGATATTCTCACAAATGTACAACTGACGACTTTCTTTTCCAGGAAAAAGTGATGCAGTGCATCGGCTTCCAGCAACTGACACTTCTACATGTACTGGGGTCACTGGCAGCCTTGAAGAACCTTCATTCTGCACACTCCCCTTCTCAGGTGCATTTCTTGAAGTAACATGTTGTATAACATTAGCAATAATTATTTGATGCCAATAgccggataaaaaaaacaaccctgcagGTGACTGTCGTTTTTTTTAGCCTGGTTGACTTAAGGATATATTGgtaaaggaagcgtagagtataaCGAAGTCAAATAGTGTCATTCAAGCTTTGGACTTCCATAGCATGTACATATCCTATTTCTCATCATTTTATATCAGCAGTGAAAGAGATAGTAGCTAAATCTGTGCCGCTTTACATGCTCTGTTGAGATTGTAAGCTCAGGTTTGATATTTcctcaggcaaaaaaaaaaaaaaaattgaaagaaaaattgGTGTGGCTACGGTAACCCAACCTACCCTAATTTTTAAGGCTAACCCTAACCTttcatatgaaaacacacacacacacacacacacacaaaatgaaataagatgaaatcgGAACCGGAAAGGTTGTGACAGGCGTTAGTGCAGTGAAACATGCAACACACTGGGTGGTGTTGAAAATCAGCACTGGGCGATTCTGCTAGAGCCCACATCCTCCGGGTCCCCCTTTTTTctgaccaacctccccccccctccctccatcatgtCTCACTTTGTCCTGAAAAAAGAAAGTTGTTTCCAACAAACCTACCCTATggttcttttgttatttttctccaTGTTACCATGACCACtgattttgttagttttttttttgtttttttcgttaacCGTAACCCTAACATTTCTTCAGTGGGTTGCCTCCTAAGGGCTTGAAATCGAATCTGCCTGTGGACTGTGACATGTGGTATTGTGCGATGCATTCCATGGATGTGTGAGTTGAAAGGTCACGATGAGCGTTGAGGGAGTCAACACTAAACCAGCAAAAATAAAGGTAAAGTCAGTCCATATTgtattttttctgctttttttttaaatttgaaagaTGCAGGTGTTACGTGTATGGTCCTTTTCATTTGTCTCACAGGTGCTGTTCCTGCTGATGGTACCTCGTACATCGTCGTTGACACGGTGAACGTTGAGATGCCTCCAGTTGTTGCAGAGAGTGTGCAGTGCCCAGACAGGCCTGTGATGCCTCTGCCATCATCTCCGCTGCACTGCTCATCTGCCACCAAGAAACGCCGGGCTGAAAGCAAGCGAATGGAAGTGAACAAAAGGAGAAAACTAAATGATTCAGCAGAAAGATCTGCTATCATAGAATATTATCAAATGcagattgaaaaagaaaagggggtagaagaaagggaaatacgaaaagaagaaagagaagcagagagacaaagacaaagagaagaatgggaagtggagagggaaagacaaagggaagaatgggaagtggagagggaaagacaaagggaagaaagagcaaatgacagacatcatcagctgATGGAAATGGGTGCTAGAATTCTTGCTGCTTGCACTGAAATACTAAAACAGAATGTTCTGAAGTGagggaaataagaaaagaaaatagccaGGAAATGTAAGGATCATAAATAGGCAATTAAATTGGTTTTCAGAAATTAGCTGTGACAATATATCACAAAATGCCAGTTGTGCTTTGAAACTTCAACATCTTTTTGTGCAAAAGTTTTTTTAACATGTTTGAATTATTGCTAGCTAGTTCTGTTCTAAAGGGAACTAAACATGAAAacagtatttatttcttttcataaTAATTTTCATACTCAAATCTAATTTTGCTACTCAACTTAGTTGAGATCAAACCGATTCTTTAGCTTTGGAAtagttttcattgtttgtgtgagtgggggagacaTGTGAATGTGTATACATACTATTGGAGAAACAGGAAAACAATCCTAGAAACTCAAATTTTCACGCGTCTCTGATTTTTCAACTATGACAACTGACTGACGCCTTGTTCACACAGATTGCAATTGCTTCCCacgcttggtttttttttgttgtttttgatttttgttttgtttaaaattttttgttttttgtttgttttttgtttctttacttaGTGTCCGGAGAAAGTGATCCAAgaatcatgtgtttgttttgtggatttTCTCTAGGAGTTCCTTGTATTTCATGAATGACAATGTATGCCTTTCCTGGCATTTGTGATTTTCAAACCTAGTCAACTTCATGTCCGATTACATGTGCAATTGtgggtagtgtagtgtgtgtttgaaaaagagAGCTAGTTTGTTATGACCTGAAAAAAATAACCTGATCAGCTGTTGTGCTTGTGGTTTTGAATTTTCACAGGTCAATTTATTTTATTACCTTTGTGGGGAATTTCTCCTAAACAGTATTATCAATGGGCAATAAATTTGAAACATTCAATGTATGATTGCTTCAAGATGGTGGATTGATTATCATGTGCATGGTGTCAGTTCTCTACCTTTCCTAATTCTTTTCTTCTCTAAAATACATGCAATTTTCAAACTTTTCTTCATTTTCCGAACTTCACCTACTTTTCTTTCGTGATCCCAGTTATCTTCatttaagataaaataaatatcaACGTGAGCTTTGTCCGTTTTCATGTCAGTGAGCAAATACAACACATAACTAGACGTCCATTTTGTTGCTAAAACTGGAGTAAGAACtggatacaaagaaaaaaaactaacctCAGTGACGAAAGCCACCATTGATGATTCTGTCCCTCTCCGCTTTTCCTGCAGCAAGACGTACACGTTCATTGGCCTGGAGATTTCGTTGTGGCTCTGGCACTGgcggatcatcattatcatcttcatcatcatcatcgctgtcaggGTCTGGCAGGTTCAGGGACCTTGCTCGATTGTGTAACATGAGGCACACAATGATGATGTCACAGGCTTTCTCAGGGGCCACACGCAGCTTTCGCAGGCAATGCCATCGCTTCTTGGCGATGCCAATTGTGCGTTCAACGGTGGATCTTGTGGAACTGTGTCTGTCGTTGTagtcttgttgctgttggtttctgGGGTTGAGCACTGGAGTAAGCAGCCAATTGCGTAGCATATAACCACTGTCACCCAGGATGTATCCTCTGACTGGTCTAGCTGCTCCTTCAAAGGCAACAAAAAGGCCCGATTCCCGGAGCACTCTGGCATCGTGCACACTGCCAGGCCACCTTGCAGATATGGCAGTGAACATGAGGTCTGCATTGGAAACTACCTGTGGACATATGGAACCCAGATTCTATAAACGGAAATAGCAAGCCATATAAATGTACTCTCATGTATTCACGTtgtaacaaaagagaaaaaaccaaTGACATTGTAACGCTTGAATCAACACTAATCACACATAACATGTAAATATTACTGTCACAACTTAACAGCTGCTGGTAGAGCAGTAGCTGCACGATGTAATACTTCCAAGTTTTTTACTCatgaattatttttaaaaaatgataaggTTCAACATCACCATCTATTATTAAGTAGCCATTTAATTTATATTGACAGAAATTAAATCATCTTCAATTCACATCGTATCAATTTTGTCCAAATTTCCCACCCCATTCAtatccaattttttttctttaagcaaTTTTTTTATTCACCCTCTCAAATACATCACTTGTAAAATATGTATTCATTCATGAGCACGATAACACATGTACATAATGCAGAAAGTGAATAAATCTTTGCCAGGAGGGtgtcgtttttttttaatgaaaaaaaaccccaaatactATTCTTGCAAAAAGAATAATtctatgaagaaaagaaaaacaacaggaaataaaTTGAGACAAAAATAGACCAAAAATAGGGGAATGTGTACATATAGTATGACATATTATTGACTAACCGCTTATGTATCTgcataaattacacacacacacacacaggaaataaaTTGAGACAAAAATAGACCAAAAATAGGGGAATGTGTACATATAGTATGACATATTATTGATTAACCGCTTACGTATCTgcataaattacacacacacacacacacacacacgcatgcctcGGTCACACACAAAGGTTTCACTCACACTCGCAGGCAGTGTACCATGCAGCATACACAACAtactcatgtcacacacacacacacacacacacacatacacacacatgcaatgtacCATGCaagatacacagcacaacacacacacacgcacacacatgagagatagatagacagatatagatatatatacacacaactacacacatccAATGCACCAAGCaccacgtacaacacacacacacacacatacactaatacacacacacacacacacacacacacacaccacaggctgACGGGACAGGTAATAAaaactttgttttttaaatgaatcACTTACCATCACATTGATGGAATGAGTATTCCTCCTGTTCACATACTCGTGTTCATTGATCACAGGAGCTTGGATCTCCACGTGtgtcccatccacacaccccacaacatgGGGAAATCCTGCGATTTCGCGGAATTtgcttttctgtgtctctgcctcctctTGATTTGGGAAGTGAACCCAGTGTGCAACATGTCTGAGAAGAGCATTTGTCACTGCAGAAATGGTGCGAGAGGCTGTCGGTTGgctgacattaaacagttcagcACACACGTCTTGAAAGCTGCCACTGGCGTAAAAACGTAGTGTCAAACACACTTGTAGAGAAGGAGGCAGACATCCCAGTCGATTGGGATGATGAAGGTCGTTTTCGACATCGTCCACAATTTGTAAAATGTCTGCTCGCCGAAAACGAT from Babylonia areolata isolate BAREFJ2019XMU chromosome 18, ASM4173473v1, whole genome shotgun sequence encodes:
- the LOC143292979 gene encoding uncharacterized protein LOC143292979, whose product is MSTKASLNESSGEKNRKGNWTHEETMALLEKILENKRVIISSLSPDITAKKKAEAWEAIASSVSEASISFHGRTTKEVREKFHGLKKKYRKRQQQRNQTGAGAVPPDTYDHLIEMIIGKDSHLIDGLKKNDVGEVIFFHNAESTSLLAVAPSTTACQNEEATGDVGETFVNGATHQLAVATSTAACQNDKSAGKSDAVHRLPATDTSTCTGVTGSLEEPSFCTLPFSGAVPADGTSYIVVDTVNVEMPPVVAESVQCPDRPVMPLPSSPLHCSSATKKRRAESKRMEVNKRRKLNDSAERSAIIEYYQMQIEKEKGVEEREIRKEEREAERQRQREEWEVERERQREEWEVERERQREERANDRHHQLMEMGARILAACTEILKQNVLK